The genomic stretch CCTACATTTTTCTCGAGTTCAGTTCTAGAATAATGTTACTTCACCACTTCTCCTACATCATCTAGTTACTGGTTGTTTTCTGACATTCAGGACTTGCGCAAAGATTGGTTAACCGTGTTGATGATTGTCACTTCTGCGCGTTCATCAATCAACATTAGACATTTAGAGAAAGCTACTGTGTCCACCGGCAAAGAGGGGTTACTGTCAGAAGGCAATGCCGCATACAATTGGTCCAGGTTCTCAATTTAGCCAAACTTCTCCTGAAAGAATATTGTACATGCGGTTTGatctttttataatttaaacaaATTTGTCATAGTTGTGCTGGCAACTTCTTAGATTTGATTCTCTAGTTTCTTCATACATAAGTACAGTATTCCAAGGTTgtgcattaaaaaaattgacacATTTTGCATGTATGCAGATGTGTGGATGAGCTAGAAGCTCAATTATCAAAATTTGGGGGTCTGAAAAAACTTTACTTCAACCATCAACATCTTACAACTGTAAGTTGCAGTGTACAGATTTTATAGGAAGAGTATCtatatagtacaagagactAAGCTAGACTATGTCACATAACCGATGTGAGATGGaataaatatagtataataCTGACACGACTCAACTGGTACTGTAGGTTTTCCGCAACACCATGTTTGGGCCTGAGGGCCGTCCCCAGCATTGCTGTGCTTGGCTCGGTGTTGCTAGCAGTTTTCCAGAATGTGCCTCTCCAATTGTTCCAGAGGAGGTATCTTCAAAACTCAACGCCTCACATTAGTTCAAGTCGAAGTCATCAAGAGTTGTTATTTTCTTACAGTTTTCTTAGTGCAAGAACTCCCGCCAGAATCCATAACTTCAACTCTTTTAAATATAGGTGACTAAAATAGGCCGCGATGCAGTTCTATATGTTGAGTCCCTAATTGAATCTATAATGGGAGGATTGGAAGGTTTGATAAATATTCTTGACTCGGATGGAGGATTTGGTTCCCTGGAGATGCAGGTTGCTACTACTTCTTTGTTTTCTTCAGAGCTGTGAACCATTGTTTTAGCACGTTGTTCTTCTTGTATTAATTCTATATAAGTTTCAGCTTCTCCCAGACCAAGCAGCGAATCTCATGAACTTGACATCCAGATTATCCATTCCTTCAGCGAAGTCCCCAAAAGCTTCGTATGGTTTTCATTTGCCCGGCTATGAGAGCTATCCAGAAAATAATAGCTCCATCAAAATGTGAGTCTCCTATGATTTCTTCTTGTTAACCTTCTAGTTGGCGAATTTTCAAATTTCTGTTTTGGTGACAGGTTAGAAGCTGCAATGCAGAGGTTGACAAATCTATGTTCTGTCCTGAATGACATGGAGCCTATATGTGTATTAAACCATGTTTTTGTTCTGAGAGAGGTAAGTGCCCCGTTTCGGTTGTATAAGTTGCTCATTGGTTATAAATTTTAGATTATTATACCCGACTCCCTTCATTCTCAATTCGTTTCTCTTTGTGATGCAGTATATGAGAGAGTGCATCCTAGGGAATTTCAAAAGGAGATTGCTCACTGTCCTGAAAACCGATTCTGATCTTCAGAGACCTTCTGTCTTGGAGTCACTAATCTGTAGACATACTTCCATAGTTCATCTCGCAGAGCAACACGTAAGCATGGACCTCACCAATGGCATTCGTGAAATCCTCCTGGCTGAGACCTACTCGGGTCCTGTTTCTTCTCTACAGTTGTTTGAAAAATCCGCTGAACAACAAACAGGCTCAGCTACTGAAGCTGTATGCAATTGGTACATCGAAAACATTGTTAAGGACGTGGCTGGTGCCGGAATCCTCTTTGCACCTCTTCATCGATGCTTCAAGAGCACAAGGCCAGTTGGTGGATACTTTGCCGAGTCAGTAACTGACCTCATGGAACTGAAAGCGTTTGTTCGAACTTTTGGGAGCTACGGAGTTGACCGGTTAGATCGGATGCTAAAAGAGCACACAGCAGCTCTCCTGAACTGCATTGACACAACATTGCGTGCAAATCGTGAGAATCTGGAGGCAGTTGCAGGGAGTATGCATTCTGGTGATAGGATGGAAACTGAAGCGAATATCAAGCAGATAGTCGATATGGATACGATGGTTAGGTTCTGTATTCAGGCGGGGCAAGCCATTGCTTTTGATTCCCTTTTAGCCGAAGCTTCAGGCATTGTGCTAAAAGAAGGCGCTCCTCTGATTCATTCACTGCTAACGGGCGTTGCAAAACACTTACCTGATGAGATACCGGAAACCAAGGAGATCAGGAGAATGAGAAGAGTGGCAAACTCTGTAAACGTGTTTGGTGATCACGACTTCGCATGGATTAGATTGATTCTGGAAGAGGTTGGGGGTGCCACTGATGGATCATGGAGCTTGCTACCCTATCTCTTTGCAACTTTTATGACATCTAACATCTGGTATACAACTGCTTTCAACGTCGAAACTGGAGGCTTCAGCAACAACGTTCATTGTTTAGCCAGGTATGCAATAATCAATCACATATGAATGATCTTGGAATCTTGggacttaaattttttttatcaggtGCATATGTGCAGTAATCGCGGGAAGTGAACTCGTAAGACTCGAACGAGAGTATCGACAGAAGCACTCTCTTTCTAATGGCCACATTAGTGAACCCTTGGACCCTGAGGCACCAAACTACTCTTCCATAGATGCAAGCATAAAATCCACAATGCAGCTTTTCATCAAGTTCTCTGCAGGAATAATTCTGGATTCTTGGAGTGAAAGCAATAGGTAATTTGAAAATGTCAGTGCGTGTGAGAGAGAGCTCTACATATGCTTATGTCGATTATACTGGTTTCTGCAGGTCTCACCTCATGGCGAAGCTAATCTTTCTCGACCAAATCTGCGAAATCTCGCCACACATTCCACGGAGCACGTTGGAGTCTCACGTGCCTTACACCATTCTCCGCTCCATCTACAGCCAATACTACTCGAATTCTGCCACTCCCTTCACACCAATAAGTGGTTCGCCAAGGCAT from Salvia splendens isolate huo1 chromosome 15, SspV2, whole genome shotgun sequence encodes the following:
- the LOC121768819 gene encoding protein NAP1-like isoform X1; translation: MAKSRPNFPAQDVLSAGQGSVRSREWEGPTRWTEYLGPDVAARSNGGAEGVTSQSASSSSQKGLNMQWVYQLTHVAEGLMAKMYRLNQILDYPDLVNHAYSEAFWKAGLFPNQPKICILLEKKFPEHHSKLQLERADKLALDAMYDSAEVHLQSMEPWIQLLLDLMAFREQSLRLILDLSSTVITLLPHQNSLILHAFMDLFCSFVRVNLFSEKIPRKMMLQTYNLLYSMARNDRDCDFYHRLIQFVDSYDPPFKGLHEDLNFVSPRIGEVLEAVGPIIFLSTDTRKLRNEGFLSPFHPRYPDILTNSAHPMRAQDLANVTSYREWVLFGYLVCPDELLRVTSIDIALVVLKENLVLTLFRDEYILLHEDYQLYVLPRILESKKMAKSGRTKQKEADLEYSVAKQVEKMISEVHEQALHSCDSIHHERRIMLKQEIGRMVLFFTDQPSLLAPNIQMVFSALAFAQSEVLWYFQHVGVASSKSKTARVVSVENDPNDPTIGFLLDGMDQLCCLVRKYIAAIRGYALSYLSSCAGRIRFLLGTPGMVALDLDATLKGLFQRIVLHLENIPKPQGENISTISCDLSDLRKDWLTVLMIVTSARSSINIRHLEKATVSTGKEGLLSEGNAAYNWSRCVDELEAQLSKFGGLKKLYFNHQHLTTVFRNTMFGPEGRPQHCCAWLGVASSFPECASPIVPEEVTKIGRDAVLYVESLIESIMGGLEGLINILDSDGGFGSLEMQLLPDQAANLMNLTSRLSIPSAKSPKASYGFHLPGYESYPENNSSIKMLEAAMQRLTNLCSVLNDMEPICVLNHVFVLREYMRECILGNFKRRLLTVLKTDSDLQRPSVLESLICRHTSIVHLAEQHVSMDLTNGIREILLAETYSGPVSSLQLFEKSAEQQTGSATEAVCNWYIENIVKDVAGAGILFAPLHRCFKSTRPVGGYFAESVTDLMELKAFVRTFGSYGVDRLDRMLKEHTAALLNCIDTTLRANRENLEAVAGSMHSGDRMETEANIKQIVDMDTMVRFCIQAGQAIAFDSLLAEASGIVLKEGAPLIHSLLTGVAKHLPDEIPETKEIRRMRRVANSVNVFGDHDFAWIRLILEEVGGATDGSWSLLPYLFATFMTSNIWYTTAFNVETGGFSNNVHCLARCICAVIAGSELVRLEREYRQKHSLSNGHISEPLDPEAPNYSSIDASIKSTMQLFIKFSAGIILDSWSESNRSHLMAKLIFLDQICEISPHIPRSTLESHVPYTILRSIYSQYYSNSATPFTPISGSPRHSPAMSLAHASPSLREPRGDSTPQSNTHDSGYPKHSSTHGQDQYEMDNFSMRSIDSRNRNVRRSGPLDYNLSRKSKFAEGSTSTSTGPSPLPRFVESRSGPLSYK
- the LOC121768819 gene encoding protein NAP1-like isoform X2, whose amino-acid sequence is MYDSAEVHLQSMEPWIQLLLDLMAFREQSLRLILDLSSTVITLLPHQNSLILHAFMDLFCSFVRVNLFSEKIPRKMMLQTYNLLYSMARNDRDCDFYHRLIQFVDSYDPPFKGLHEDLNFVSPRIGEVLEAVGPIIFLSTDTRKLRNEGFLSPFHPRYPDILTNSAHPMRAQDLANVTSYREWVLFGYLVCPDELLRVTSIDIALVVLKENLVLTLFRDEYILLHEDYQLYVLPRILESKKMAKSGRTKQKEADLEYSVAKQVEKMISEVHEQALHSCDSIHHERRIMLKQEIGRMVLFFTDQPSLLAPNIQMVFSALAFAQSEVLWYFQHVGVASSKSKTARVVSVENDPNDPTIGFLLDGMDQLCCLVRKYIAAIRGYALSYLSSCAGRIRFLLGTPGMVALDLDATLKGLFQRIVLHLENIPKPQGENISTISCDLSDLRKDWLTVLMIVTSARSSINIRHLEKATVSTGKEGLLSEGNAAYNWSRCVDELEAQLSKFGGLKKLYFNHQHLTTVFRNTMFGPEGRPQHCCAWLGVASSFPECASPIVPEEVTKIGRDAVLYVESLIESIMGGLEGLINILDSDGGFGSLEMQLLPDQAANLMNLTSRLSIPSAKSPKASYGFHLPGYESYPENNSSIKMLEAAMQRLTNLCSVLNDMEPICVLNHVFVLREYMRECILGNFKRRLLTVLKTDSDLQRPSVLESLICRHTSIVHLAEQHVSMDLTNGIREILLAETYSGPVSSLQLFEKSAEQQTGSATEAVCNWYIENIVKDVAGAGILFAPLHRCFKSTRPVGGYFAESVTDLMELKAFVRTFGSYGVDRLDRMLKEHTAALLNCIDTTLRANRENLEAVAGSMHSGDRMETEANIKQIVDMDTMVRFCIQAGQAIAFDSLLAEASGIVLKEGAPLIHSLLTGVAKHLPDEIPETKEIRRMRRVANSVNVFGDHDFAWIRLILEEVGGATDGSWSLLPYLFATFMTSNIWYTTAFNVETGGFSNNVHCLARCICAVIAGSELVRLEREYRQKHSLSNGHISEPLDPEAPNYSSIDASIKSTMQLFIKFSAGIILDSWSESNRSHLMAKLIFLDQICEISPHIPRSTLESHVPYTILRSIYSQYYSNSATPFTPISGSPRHSPAMSLAHASPSLREPRGDSTPQSNTHDSGYPKHSSTHGQDQYEMDNFSMRSIDSRNRNVRRSGPLDYNLSRKSKFAEGSTSTSTGPSPLPRFVESRSGPLSYK
- the LOC121768819 gene encoding protein NAP1-like isoform X3, with the translated sequence MIVIVTFTIDTRKLRNEGFLSPFHPRYPDILTNSAHPMRAQDLANVTSYREWVLFGYLVCPDELLRVTSIDIALVVLKENLVLTLFRDEYILLHEDYQLYVLPRILESKKMAKSGRTKQKEADLEYSVAKQVEKMISEVHEQALHSCDSIHHERRIMLKQEIGRMVLFFTDQPSLLAPNIQMVFSALAFAQSEVLWYFQHVGVASSKSKTARVVSVENDPNDPTIGFLLDGMDQLCCLVRKYIAAIRGYALSYLSSCAGRIRFLLGTPGMVALDLDATLKGLFQRIVLHLENIPKPQGENISTISCDLSDLRKDWLTVLMIVTSARSSINIRHLEKATVSTGKEGLLSEGNAAYNWSRCVDELEAQLSKFGGLKKLYFNHQHLTTVFRNTMFGPEGRPQHCCAWLGVASSFPECASPIVPEEVTKIGRDAVLYVESLIESIMGGLEGLINILDSDGGFGSLEMQLLPDQAANLMNLTSRLSIPSAKSPKASYGFHLPGYESYPENNSSIKMLEAAMQRLTNLCSVLNDMEPICVLNHVFVLREYMRECILGNFKRRLLTVLKTDSDLQRPSVLESLICRHTSIVHLAEQHVSMDLTNGIREILLAETYSGPVSSLQLFEKSAEQQTGSATEAVCNWYIENIVKDVAGAGILFAPLHRCFKSTRPVGGYFAESVTDLMELKAFVRTFGSYGVDRLDRMLKEHTAALLNCIDTTLRANRENLEAVAGSMHSGDRMETEANIKQIVDMDTMVRFCIQAGQAIAFDSLLAEASGIVLKEGAPLIHSLLTGVAKHLPDEIPETKEIRRMRRVANSVNVFGDHDFAWIRLILEEVGGATDGSWSLLPYLFATFMTSNIWYTTAFNVETGGFSNNVHCLARCICAVIAGSELVRLEREYRQKHSLSNGHISEPLDPEAPNYSSIDASIKSTMQLFIKFSAGIILDSWSESNRSHLMAKLIFLDQICEISPHIPRSTLESHVPYTILRSIYSQYYSNSATPFTPISGSPRHSPAMSLAHASPSLREPRGDSTPQSNTHDSGYPKHSSTHGQDQYEMDNFSMRSIDSRNRNVRRSGPLDYNLSRKSKFAEGSTSTSTGPSPLPRFVESRSGPLSYK